A region from the Aquimarina sp. ERC-38 genome encodes:
- a CDS encoding CotH kinase family protein: protein MFITKVTAQVLQISNEKMGIDKSVKLMVCQISTSQKTSSTDKIQLQLGNGENILIANDSISTQKSYQITYQQQPYILYFTTYPLVQINGKDSIIDEPKRLMEVSFASKDTVIRKKAGVELRGNISLKFPKKSYDLEFRNSNNTKVSEDVRFLKMRKDDDWVLDGIYNEVLRIRSHFGNQLWSKIYQLPYLDKEPKAKSGITSAYVEVFVNQQYKGIYSLTEQVDRKLLQLKDIENGTIQGELFKASSYEGAPTFTKAPEFKNIFPHWAGYTMEFPVVDYKSYWDNLYDVTKFVIDAPVETFNRKIAQKIDLSNAMDYFILVNVLRATDNLGKNFYLARYKKDTPYFIVPWDLDGVLGTIQDGKQIPTTDDILSNNLFDRLLKDNPDQYRTKIKARWDSLRTTQLKTTALLNTIDRTYQKFLKEKIYEREELIWNTEISHSEAYAYMKQWLKDRLTYLDTYFKEL from the coding sequence GTGTTCATAACAAAAGTTACGGCACAAGTACTACAAATATCTAATGAAAAAATGGGTATTGATAAGTCAGTAAAGCTGATGGTCTGTCAAATTTCAACTTCTCAAAAAACTTCGAGTACCGATAAAATTCAGCTACAACTAGGCAATGGAGAAAATATTCTTATCGCTAATGATAGCATTTCTACGCAAAAGTCCTACCAAATCACCTATCAGCAGCAGCCGTATATTCTCTATTTTACAACGTATCCACTTGTACAAATCAACGGTAAAGACAGTATCATAGACGAACCAAAACGATTAATGGAAGTAAGCTTTGCTTCAAAAGATACGGTTATCCGGAAGAAAGCAGGTGTTGAACTAAGGGGTAATATTTCGCTTAAATTTCCAAAAAAGAGTTATGACCTGGAGTTTAGAAATAGTAATAATACAAAGGTATCAGAAGACGTTCGATTCTTAAAGATGCGTAAAGATGACGATTGGGTGTTGGACGGAATTTACAACGAAGTTTTACGTATCCGTTCTCATTTTGGCAACCAACTCTGGTCTAAAATATACCAACTTCCTTACCTGGACAAAGAACCAAAGGCTAAAAGTGGGATTACATCAGCCTATGTAGAAGTATTTGTAAATCAACAGTATAAAGGTATCTACTCTTTAACCGAACAGGTAGACAGAAAACTTTTACAATTAAAAGATATTGAAAACGGAACGATTCAAGGAGAACTCTTTAAAGCTTCTAGCTATGAAGGAGCTCCTACCTTTACAAAAGCTCCCGAATTTAAGAATATTTTTCCGCATTGGGCCGGATATACCATGGAGTTTCCGGTAGTTGATTATAAATCTTACTGGGATAATCTATATGATGTTACCAAATTTGTGATAGACGCTCCTGTAGAAACTTTTAATCGTAAAATAGCTCAAAAAATAGACCTTTCTAATGCCATGGACTATTTTATCTTAGTAAACGTATTGCGTGCTACCGATAACTTAGGGAAGAATTTCTACCTGGCCAGATACAAAAAGGACACTCCCTATTTTATCGTTCCCTGGGATCTGGACGGCGTGCTGGGTACCATCCAGGATGGTAAGCAAATCCCAACTACAGACGATATTTTATCAAATAACCTATTTGATCGGCTTTTAAAAGACAACCCTGACCAATACCGTACTAAAATTAAAGCCAGGTGGGATAGTTTACGAACTACACAACTGAAGACAACCGCCTTATTAAACACCATAGATCGTACGTACCAAAAATTTCTAAAAGAAAAAATTTATGAGCGTGAAGAACTCATTTGGAACACAGAAATTTCCCATTCTGAGGCTTATGCTTATATGAAACAATGGCTAAAAGACCGGTTGACCTATCTTGACACTTATTTTAAAGAGTTGTAG
- a CDS encoding Pycsar system effector family protein: MSTLLSKSENYVFELFKERLARTYLYHNFLHTQRVVESTQEIIEHTVLTDDEKCILMVAAWFHDTGYVQGAQGHEKVSADIAAEFLKKEGKDENFIQEVAKCIRATKFDSEPTSKLEEIIRDADSSHFAKEYYSKVSELLRQELKLQDITTFSPKEWRLENIKMFTECHQYYTRYAIENWEPKKNEHLVSLLKKKKKNKKKDDKEELKAKLKAKYKEESPERGIQTLFRVTLRNHIKLSDIADTKANILLSVNAIIISLALANLIPKLDSPTNRHLMIPSLVLVLFSVASVILSIMSTQPKVTSGEFTKEQVKNKEVNLLFFGNFHKMPFEQYQWAINEILLDKSYVYEMLTKDLYLLGIVLNKKYKLLKITYVVFTIGIILSVLAFIIAFSNTEFRPIEEIIISK, from the coding sequence ATGAGTACGTTATTATCAAAGTCTGAAAATTACGTTTTTGAGCTATTCAAAGAAAGATTAGCCAGAACCTACCTTTACCACAATTTTCTACATACGCAACGTGTGGTAGAAAGTACACAGGAAATTATAGAACATACCGTATTAACCGATGATGAAAAGTGTATTTTAATGGTGGCCGCCTGGTTTCACGATACCGGGTATGTACAGGGCGCACAAGGACATGAAAAGGTTAGCGCCGATATAGCTGCAGAGTTTTTAAAAAAAGAAGGAAAAGACGAGAATTTTATTCAGGAAGTAGCCAAATGTATACGGGCTACTAAGTTTGATAGTGAACCCACTTCTAAATTGGAAGAAATTATCCGAGATGCAGATAGTTCACATTTTGCTAAGGAGTATTATAGTAAAGTAAGCGAACTTTTACGACAAGAATTAAAACTACAAGATATTACCACGTTTTCGCCTAAGGAATGGCGTCTTGAAAATATTAAAATGTTTACCGAATGCCATCAATATTATACCCGGTATGCTATAGAGAATTGGGAACCTAAAAAAAACGAACACTTGGTTTCTTTGTTAAAAAAGAAAAAGAAGAACAAGAAGAAGGATGACAAAGAAGAACTAAAAGCAAAATTAAAGGCCAAATATAAAGAAGAAAGCCCGGAAAGAGGTATTCAAACCTTATTTAGGGTCACCCTTCGTAATCATATTAAGTTAAGTGATATTGCAGATACCAAAGCAAATATCCTTTTATCAGTAAATGCCATTATTATTTCGCTAGCCCTGGCAAATTTAATTCCTAAACTGGACTCCCCTACTAATCGACATTTGATGATCCCTAGTTTAGTTCTGGTTTTATTCAGTGTAGCCTCTGTCATATTATCTATCATGTCTACACAACCTAAAGTAACAAGTGGGGAATTTACTAAAGAACAGGTAAAAAATAAAGAAGTGAACTTATTGTTTTTTGGCAATTTTCATAAGATGCCGTTTGAACAATACCAATGGGCAATTAACGAAATTTTATTAGACAAAAGCTATGTTTATGAGATGTTAACCAAGGATTTATACCTATTAGGCATTGTCCTTAACAAAAAATACAAATTATTAAAGATTACTTATGTGGTTTTCACGATCGGAATCATATTATCCGTTTTAGCGTTCATCATTGCTTTTAGTAATACCGAATTTAGACCCATCGAAGAGATCATTATATCAAAATAA
- a CDS encoding GH3 family domain-containing protein: MAIIGSLIKGAIHLKDALTPSVDPVSAQVDVLKRLLETAARTEFGKHYDFNEILNAPDMEQAFREHVPYFDYHKIAEEWWHHILDGKEDITWPGIPDYFALSSGTTGKKSKRIPVTNDMIEAIRQAGIKQVEALSNFDLPASFFEKEIMMLGSSTDLKEIDDHYEGEISGISASNIPFWFEGYYKPGKDIAKIDNWDDRVQRIAEKAKTWDIGALSGIPSWMELMMQKVIDYHKVDNIHEIWPNLTVYTSGGVAFAPYEKSFNKLLAHPITVIDTYLASEGFIACQTHPDSDAMQLITDGGIYFEFVPFQPEYINPDGSLTDNAPAIPLSKVEANQDYVLIISTVSGAWRYMIGDTIEFTDVEKAEIRITGRTKFFLNVVGSQLSVNKMNTALREIEEKFKIEIPEFTLSATRINEEFYHHWYLGTETSVSNEELAEALDQSLKDANKNYKVARSKALKGVKVTKIDPDAFYEWSGSQKKKGGQVKMERVMSEEKFEEWKEFTESYTSSASV, translated from the coding sequence ATGGCAATTATAGGTTCATTAATAAAAGGGGCAATACATCTTAAAGATGCGTTGACACCTTCGGTTGATCCGGTTTCTGCACAGGTAGATGTATTAAAGAGATTATTAGAAACTGCGGCGCGAACTGAATTCGGTAAGCATTATGATTTTAATGAAATTCTAAATGCTCCGGATATGGAACAGGCCTTTCGGGAGCATGTACCTTATTTTGATTACCATAAAATTGCTGAAGAATGGTGGCACCATATTCTGGATGGAAAAGAAGATATTACCTGGCCGGGCATTCCGGACTATTTTGCGTTAAGTTCGGGTACCACCGGAAAGAAAAGTAAAAGAATTCCTGTAACTAACGATATGATCGAAGCCATCCGACAGGCAGGTATCAAACAGGTTGAAGCTTTATCTAATTTTGATCTGCCCGCATCCTTTTTTGAAAAAGAAATTATGATGCTAGGCAGTTCTACCGATTTAAAAGAAATTGACGACCATTACGAAGGGGAAATTAGTGGTATTAGTGCTAGTAATATTCCTTTTTGGTTCGAAGGTTACTACAAGCCTGGTAAAGATATTGCCAAAATTGATAACTGGGATGACCGGGTACAACGTATTGCCGAAAAAGCAAAGACCTGGGATATTGGTGCGCTAAGCGGTATTCCGTCCTGGATGGAATTAATGATGCAGAAAGTAATTGACTACCATAAAGTAGACAACATTCACGAGATTTGGCCTAACCTAACAGTCTATACTTCAGGAGGGGTAGCCTTTGCCCCTTATGAGAAGAGTTTTAATAAACTATTGGCACATCCGATAACCGTCATTGACACCTATCTGGCTTCAGAAGGTTTTATAGCTTGTCAGACCCATCCGGATTCAGATGCCATGCAATTGATTACGGATGGTGGCATTTATTTTGAATTTGTTCCCTTTCAACCAGAATATATCAATCCCGACGGTTCCTTAACTGATAATGCTCCGGCTATCCCCTTGTCTAAAGTTGAAGCAAATCAGGATTATGTATTAATTATAAGTACGGTTTCCGGTGCCTGGCGATATATGATCGGAGATACCATTGAATTTACGGACGTAGAAAAAGCGGAAATCAGAATTACCGGAAGAACTAAGTTCTTTTTAAATGTGGTAGGTTCTCAACTTTCGGTAAATAAAATGAATACTGCCCTACGAGAAATTGAAGAGAAATTTAAAATAGAAATCCCGGAATTCACCTTATCAGCCACCAGAATTAACGAAGAGTTTTATCATCACTGGTATTTAGGTACGGAAACTTCGGTTAGTAATGAAGAATTGGCAGAAGCTTTGGATCAATCCCTTAAAGACGCTAATAAAAACTATAAAGTTGCCCGATCAAAAGCACTTAAAGGTGTAAAGGTTACTAAAATTGACCCGGACGCCTTTTACGAATGGAGTGGTTCCCAAAAGAAAAAAGGCGGACAGGTAAAAATGGAACGTGTCATGTCTGAAGAAAAGTTTGAAGAATGGAAGGAGTTTACAGAATCGTACACCTCTTCGGCTTCCGTATAA
- a CDS encoding metallophosphoesterase, with product MKILVPIILFLFLLGCASYEPKYREVYTPQPENTTKEIEKTFYLIGDAGYAQEGASTPGLLALEKYLKEHKQEGNYTIFLGDNIYPDGMPKKEAKDRSIAEHRLNMQAEAVKNFKGEVIFIPGNHDWYNEGLKGLAREEKYLNKQIKDKNIFKPKNGCALQSIEVSDNIQLIILDSQWYLEDWDKHPTINDNCPEIKTREALFLEIESEFKKNQNKTILFTLHHPLYTYGVHGGKFAMSKHLFPSQRKIPLPGLASLVTLIRTTGGISSQDTQNKQYQKLINRLETLAQGGEKIIFASGHEHSLQYNVKDGVRQIVSGAGAKNSYAALGKYSQFAYGGQGFVRLDIYKDGSSYATYFSSKNNEPDPVFEVEVYPKNREFNTDTIALPPTATVKASVYEKEGTERSKVYEEIWGDHYRELYGTDVEVPVALLDTLYGGLEVVRRGGGHQTRTLRLQDKEGKEYNLRALKKSGVLFLQAVLFKENYVKESLENTVSERILKDFYTAAHPYAFTVVPGLSDAIGLYHTNPRLIYLPKQKKLGKFNEDHGDELYMIEERPEEGHLDLESFGTPDDIESTQDVFERLRKDEKYKVDENEYIKARIFDMLIGDWDRHEDQWRWAEFELENGDHIFKPIPRDRDQAFSNFDGAFLGALKGSMGFAKQFQVYDEEVDDVKWLNISALRLDRNLLQSTTATDWKKQAEFIQKNLSDKAIDKAFERLPEAAKGETAERVKKKLKGRRNHIVSIAMEYYDYVSELGIIWGTDKDDYFEIIRMKNGKTEVIVRRIKDNKPADTVSQRIYDRAVTKELWIYGLDDDDVFEVKGKPDNPIKIRIIGGQNNDVYNIKKGRRVRVYDYKSKPNTVQKKGGARFKFTDNYSINHFNKDQRTSKVNMILPNIGFNPDDGLLFGVTDVFTYKGFYKNPFTQQHSLGIGYYLATSSFDIRYTGKFAGVLNNYNLVVKGVYTNPNFAENFFGFGNGTENNQDELGLDFNRVQMSTYGGTVGFEKTGRFGSYFSYMASVEGIEIQRTPGRFLSESNIFSENSRIFNRQWFGGFNITYRYESYDLLVNPSKGMKFELSAGSKTNLEDTDRTFGYIKPYLGFYNALSRNKRWVLKTAALSQFNITKNYEFFQSAQLGQENLLRGYRRQRFSGQTSLAANADVRYSFGQFKTSLIPLQIGVFVGSGVGRVWQDNTPEDNSWHADVGGGFWLNSTNAISGTLNIFTGQDDVRLSAGFKLQF from the coding sequence TTGAAAATTTTAGTCCCCATAATACTTTTTTTGTTTCTCTTAGGTTGTGCTTCTTACGAACCTAAATACCGGGAAGTATATACCCCGCAACCTGAAAATACTACTAAAGAAATAGAGAAAACCTTTTACCTAATTGGTGATGCAGGGTACGCGCAGGAAGGAGCAAGTACACCAGGTTTACTAGCTTTGGAAAAATACCTTAAGGAACATAAACAAGAAGGGAACTACACTATTTTTCTGGGAGATAACATTTACCCGGATGGTATGCCCAAAAAAGAGGCAAAAGACCGTAGCATAGCAGAGCATCGTTTAAATATGCAAGCAGAGGCGGTTAAAAACTTTAAAGGAGAAGTTATTTTTATACCGGGTAATCATGATTGGTACAACGAAGGCCTTAAAGGTTTAGCGAGAGAAGAAAAATACCTCAATAAACAGATTAAAGACAAGAACATTTTTAAACCAAAGAATGGTTGTGCATTACAAAGCATTGAAGTCTCTGATAATATTCAGTTAATCATTTTAGATTCTCAGTGGTACCTGGAAGACTGGGACAAACACCCTACCATCAATGATAACTGCCCAGAGATTAAAACCAGAGAAGCTTTATTTCTGGAAATTGAAAGTGAATTTAAAAAAAATCAAAACAAAACCATTCTTTTTACCCTTCATCATCCTTTGTATACTTATGGTGTACATGGAGGTAAATTTGCGATGTCTAAACACCTGTTTCCCTCTCAAAGAAAGATTCCGTTGCCTGGTTTGGCTTCGTTGGTTACATTAATTCGGACTACCGGGGGTATTTCTAGTCAGGATACTCAGAATAAACAGTACCAAAAATTAATTAATCGCCTGGAAACCTTAGCACAAGGAGGTGAAAAGATCATATTTGCTTCCGGGCACGAACATTCCTTACAATACAATGTAAAGGACGGGGTACGCCAGATTGTTTCCGGAGCAGGAGCCAAAAATTCGTATGCTGCTCTAGGTAAATACAGCCAGTTTGCTTACGGAGGTCAAGGTTTTGTTCGTCTGGACATTTATAAAGACGGATCCTCTTATGCCACTTATTTCAGTAGTAAAAATAACGAACCTGATCCGGTTTTTGAAGTAGAAGTATATCCTAAAAATAGAGAATTCAATACAGATACTATTGCCTTACCTCCTACTGCCACGGTAAAAGCTTCGGTGTATGAAAAAGAAGGTACGGAACGCTCTAAAGTGTATGAAGAAATATGGGGAGATCATTACCGAGAATTATATGGGACTGATGTCGAAGTTCCGGTAGCCCTTCTGGATACACTTTACGGAGGACTGGAAGTGGTAAGAAGAGGGGGCGGACATCAAACCCGAACTTTACGTTTACAGGATAAAGAAGGTAAAGAATACAACCTTAGAGCACTTAAAAAAAGCGGAGTACTCTTTTTACAAGCTGTTTTATTTAAAGAGAATTATGTAAAAGAATCCTTAGAGAACACAGTTTCTGAACGGATTTTAAAGGATTTTTATACGGCTGCACATCCCTATGCTTTTACCGTAGTCCCAGGTTTATCTGATGCCATTGGGTTATACCATACCAACCCCCGATTGATTTATTTACCAAAGCAAAAAAAACTGGGTAAGTTTAATGAAGATCACGGGGATGAATTGTATATGATTGAAGAACGTCCGGAAGAAGGTCATTTGGATTTGGAAAGCTTCGGAACACCTGATGATATTGAAAGTACGCAGGATGTTTTTGAACGTTTACGCAAGGACGAAAAATATAAAGTCGATGAAAATGAATATATCAAAGCACGGATATTTGATATGTTAATCGGAGACTGGGATCGTCATGAAGACCAATGGCGCTGGGCAGAATTTGAGTTAGAAAACGGAGATCATATATTTAAACCCATACCACGGGACCGGGATCAGGCATTTTCTAATTTTGACGGGGCTTTTCTGGGAGCTTTAAAAGGTAGTATGGGATTTGCGAAACAATTTCAGGTATATGATGAAGAAGTTGATGATGTCAAATGGTTAAACATTTCCGCACTTCGGCTTGACCGGAATTTATTACAAAGTACCACCGCGACAGACTGGAAAAAACAAGCTGAATTTATCCAAAAAAATTTGTCTGATAAAGCTATTGACAAAGCTTTTGAACGTCTACCTGAAGCTGCCAAAGGTGAAACAGCCGAACGGGTAAAAAAGAAATTAAAAGGCCGTAGAAATCATATTGTTTCTATTGCTATGGAGTATTATGACTATGTTTCTGAACTGGGAATTATTTGGGGTACGGATAAAGATGATTACTTTGAAATTATCCGAATGAAAAATGGAAAAACCGAAGTAATTGTACGAAGAATTAAAGATAATAAACCGGCAGATACGGTAAGTCAGCGTATTTATGATCGTGCTGTTACTAAAGAATTATGGATTTACGGATTAGATGACGATGATGTTTTTGAAGTAAAAGGAAAACCGGACAATCCTATTAAAATCCGAATTATCGGGGGTCAGAATAACGATGTGTATAACATTAAAAAAGGAAGACGAGTTAGAGTTTATGATTACAAAAGTAAGCCCAACACTGTTCAAAAAAAGGGAGGTGCCCGTTTTAAATTTACCGATAATTACAGCATTAACCATTTTAATAAAGATCAGCGCACTTCTAAAGTAAATATGATTTTACCTAATATTGGGTTTAATCCGGACGATGGTTTACTCTTTGGGGTTACCGATGTTTTTACGTATAAAGGTTTTTATAAAAATCCGTTTACCCAACAACATTCTTTAGGTATTGGCTACTACCTGGCAACTTCCAGTTTTGACATTCGTTATACCGGTAAATTTGCCGGAGTGCTTAATAATTACAACCTGGTTGTAAAAGGAGTTTATACGAACCCTAATTTTGCTGAAAACTTTTTTGGTTTCGGGAATGGTACGGAAAATAATCAGGATGAACTTGGGTTAGATTTTAACCGGGTTCAAATGAGTACATACGGCGGTACCGTTGGGTTTGAAAAAACTGGTAGGTTCGGGAGTTATTTTAGTTATATGGCATCCGTAGAAGGTATCGAAATACAACGTACGCCAGGACGTTTTTTATCTGAATCTAACATCTTTAGCGAAAATAGCCGAATTTTTAATCGGCAATGGTTCGGAGGGTTTAATATTACCTATCGATACGAAAGTTATGACCTGCTGGTTAATCCGTCTAAGGGGATGAAATTCGAACTTTCTGCCGGAAGTAAAACTAACCTGGAAGATACGGACAGAACCTTTGGGTACATTAAACCTTATTTAGGCTTTTACAATGCATTAAGCCGTAATAAAAGATGGGTTTTAAAGACAGCAGCCCTTTCTCAATTTAATATTACCAAGAATTATGAATTCTTTCAATCTGCGCAGTTAGGTCAGGAAAATTTACTAAGAGGTTATAGAAGACAGCGTTTTTCCGGACAAACTTCGCTGGCAGCCAATGCAGATGTTCGATACAGTTTTGGTCAGTTTAAGACCAGTTTGATTCCGTTGCAAATTGGGGTTTTTGTAGGTTCCGGAGTCGGAAGGGTCTGGCAGGATAATACTCCGGAAGATAATAGTTGGCATGCAGATGTAGGCGGTGGTTTCTGGTTAAACAGTACCAATGCAATTAGCGGAACTTTAAATATTTTTACCGGTCAGGACGATGTCCGTTTATCTGCCGGTTTTAAACTTCAATTTTAA
- a CDS encoding phosphatase PAP2 family protein — translation MKKNIPSVFRLILVITFLYSSSYAQEVSSPYETDFWKDGAWLTAGFGLSAYGLILIQNKDDLTQQEFESLNEDDINGFDRWAAGNYSESASTISDIPFYASFATPFILLFDDKMNNHTGQISVMLLENLSTTAAMFSITAGLVNRSRPKVYSDELELSERLEGDSQRSFYSGHVAASAASTFFAAQVYSDFYPNSKAKPYIWAAAAVIPAAVGYFRIESGNHFLSDVLLGYAIGAASGIFVPRLHRKTNKNISLIPSVGRRYQAVTMAYRF, via the coding sequence ATGAAAAAGAATATTCCATCAGTATTTCGGTTAATTCTAGTCATTACCTTTCTATATTCAAGTTCATATGCACAGGAAGTGTCCTCTCCTTATGAAACTGATTTTTGGAAAGATGGTGCCTGGTTAACGGCAGGTTTTGGTTTAAGTGCCTACGGTTTGATTTTGATCCAAAATAAGGATGATCTTACTCAACAGGAATTTGAAAGTTTAAATGAAGACGATATTAATGGATTTGACCGCTGGGCTGCCGGTAATTATTCAGAAAGTGCCAGTACTATTAGTGATATTCCTTTTTATGCATCTTTTGCTACTCCTTTTATTTTATTATTTGACGATAAGATGAATAATCATACCGGTCAAATATCCGTGATGTTATTAGAAAATTTATCTACTACAGCTGCTATGTTTTCTATTACAGCCGGATTAGTAAATAGAAGCCGACCTAAGGTATATAGCGATGAATTAGAATTGAGTGAACGACTGGAAGGAGATAGCCAGCGCTCATTTTACAGTGGTCATGTAGCTGCTTCTGCAGCTTCTACCTTTTTTGCTGCACAAGTTTATAGCGATTTTTATCCTAATTCCAAAGCGAAACCTTATATCTGGGCAGCAGCAGCGGTTATTCCTGCGGCCGTAGGATATTTTAGGATAGAATCCGGGAATCATTTCTTAAGTGATGTACTTCTAGGTTATGCTATCGGTGCAGCAAGTGGTATTTTTGTCCCTAGATTACATAGAAAAACTAATAAAAATATTAGTTTGATTCCAAGTGTTGGCAGAAGGTACCAAGCAGTAACGATGGCCTACCGTTTTTAA
- a CDS encoding DUF6268 family outer membrane beta-barrel protein: MSENSFQRIRGLLNFPIKLDDKGSYLVAGFEYRGVDFDYEDETSFSTDNINRFSSFNVTLGYTFKMKRDWRFAVRSGILIASNFEERKIIKEDVLFSGSVFFLKDRTKQVGATAWRLIFGLRYATTAGIPIPLPFLNYYKKFHPQWSYAIGIPKTNLVYTINKKNVLQAFATLDGFYGNIQGNQLIPETQEVANSISMTIAWGGVGYQYNFTKHLIFYTYVGHTFVNDIRLRDEDQQDVLTVNEVNTFNFRTGIRFKI, translated from the coding sequence ATGAGTGAAAATTCTTTTCAGCGTATTCGAGGCTTACTTAATTTTCCTATTAAGCTAGATGATAAAGGGAGTTACCTGGTGGCAGGATTTGAATACCGTGGTGTAGATTTTGACTATGAGGATGAAACCAGTTTTTCTACGGATAATATCAACCGGTTTTCCTCTTTTAATGTTACCTTGGGATATACCTTTAAAATGAAAAGGGACTGGCGATTTGCAGTGCGAAGTGGTATTTTAATTGCTTCCAACTTTGAAGAAAGAAAAATAATCAAAGAAGATGTTTTATTCAGCGGATCTGTTTTTTTTCTAAAAGACCGGACTAAACAAGTTGGGGCAACCGCCTGGCGGTTAATTTTTGGGTTGCGATATGCCACTACGGCAGGAATACCTATCCCCCTGCCCTTTCTAAATTATTACAAAAAGTTTCATCCCCAATGGTCTTATGCGATAGGTATTCCTAAAACTAATCTTGTATATACCATTAATAAAAAGAATGTTTTACAGGCATTTGCCACGCTTGACGGGTTTTACGGCAATATTCAAGGCAACCAGCTTATACCGGAAACTCAGGAAGTTGCCAATAGTATTTCTATGACCATTGCCTGGGGAGGCGTAGGCTATCAATACAATTTTACAAAACACTTAATATTCTACACCTACGTAGGCCATACCTTTGTCAATGATATCCGGTTACGAGATGAAGATCAACAAGATGTCTTAACGGTAAATGAGGTAAATACTTTTAATTTTAGAACTGGGATTCGGTTTAAGATTTAG
- the cls gene encoding cardiolipin synthase produces the protein MGFIILVTLHVLLILLSLFHIVLYGSRPVKSLSWLLLVILLPFFGVMFYIVFGISRRRSGIFRLKETRKRLAYDKKYRNLDEVEAEDIHLPNAKNEKLARLILNSTSFPVYDGNKVDVLLEGKKTFDIIFQEMEKATHFIHIQYYIFEEGDLLNRVYNICKKKAAEGVEIRILYDAIGSFFLRKKKIKKFRDLGANIYTTMPLHYGSFLFTLNYRNHRKIIIIDGKVGFTGGVNISDKYIRKFSHLGIWDDTHVRLEGPVVGSLHKVFIKDYYFASNYENLCREEYLPRLEKFGDKKVQIVASGPDSIHPSIMQQYLTMINLSEETIYISNPYFIPNSAMLESLRIAALRGVKIKILVPKHSDSWLAKNSMFSFFQEMLSLGIEIYLQETAFLHSKLIIVDNDITSIGSGNFDHRSFEHNFETNAVIYDTTVTERMQKEFLEDCKNGVQLNYDQYQNRKLTQKLSEGIARFFSPLL, from the coding sequence ATGGGTTTTATCATTTTAGTAACACTACATGTATTACTAATTCTGCTATCGTTATTTCATATTGTATTATATGGTTCCCGACCGGTTAAATCCCTAAGTTGGCTACTTTTAGTCATATTGCTACCTTTCTTTGGGGTGATGTTTTATATTGTTTTTGGTATCAGTCGAAGACGTTCCGGTATTTTCAGGTTAAAAGAAACCCGAAAGCGATTAGCTTACGATAAAAAGTACCGCAACCTGGACGAAGTAGAAGCTGAAGACATACACCTTCCAAATGCGAAAAATGAAAAGTTGGCCCGGCTTATTTTAAATAGTACTAGTTTTCCGGTATACGATGGTAATAAAGTAGATGTATTGTTGGAAGGAAAAAAAACCTTTGATATTATCTTCCAGGAAATGGAAAAGGCTACACACTTTATTCATATACAATATTATATATTTGAAGAAGGGGATCTACTTAACCGGGTTTATAATATTTGTAAAAAAAAGGCAGCAGAAGGAGTTGAAATCAGAATTTTATATGATGCCATCGGTAGCTTTTTTCTTCGGAAGAAAAAGATTAAAAAATTTCGTGATTTAGGAGCAAATATCTACACTACCATGCCCCTGCATTACGGTAGCTTTTTATTTACCTTAAACTATCGGAACCACCGGAAAATTATTATTATTGACGGCAAAGTAGGATTTACCGGAGGCGTGAATATCTCAGATAAATATATCCGTAAATTTTCGCATCTAGGGATATGGGATGATACTCATGTTCGCCTGGAAGGTCCGGTGGTAGGGAGTTTACATAAAGTTTTTATAAAAGACTATTATTTTGCCAGTAACTACGAGAACCTATGTAGAGAAGAATATCTGCCCCGGTTAGAAAAATTCGGAGATAAAAAAGTACAAATTGTTGCCAGTGGTCCGGATTCTATACATCCGTCCATTATGCAACAATACCTAACCATGATTAACCTGTCCGAAGAAACCATTTATATCTCCAATCCTTATTTTATACCTAATAGTGCTATGCTGGAATCTTTACGAATTGCGGCATTACGTGGAGTAAAAATTAAGATTTTGGTACCAAAACATTCTGATTCCTGGTTGGCCAAAAATAGTATGTTTTCTTTCTTTCAGGAAATGTTATCCCTAGGTATTGAAATTTATCTGCAGGAAACTGCCTTCTTACACAGTAAATTAATTATCGTAGACAATGATATTACCTCCATAGGTTCCGGAAACTTCGATCACCGTAGTTTTGAACATAATTTTGAAACCAATGCCGTTATTTATGATACAACAGTGACCGAACGAATGCAAAAAGAATTTCTAGAAGATTGTAAAAACGGAGTACAACTTAATTATGATCAGTACCAAAACCGAAAATTAACACAAAAGTTATCCGAAGGAATTGCCCGGTTCTTTAGTCCGCTTTTATAG